In Eretmochelys imbricata isolate rEreImb1 chromosome 14, rEreImb1.hap1, whole genome shotgun sequence, a genomic segment contains:
- the LOC144274690 gene encoding sterile alpha motif domain-containing protein 9-like yields MDYKMLPLAEWNESHVRCWLESIGIKKEYVEKLCEEEVTGPVLKELDEPFLKSMGMKRGQIHIITRKRNELLEHLHKNAGVDSAQADNPSIKASEVLGSDITTNDDKKRVKNRNSAVSMKANAPTEETDSDLKALSITQHESFHVTSYQKGSSETDNTGAVEKTAKEHTLKTMSTFCRRGSRKSHSLHENTVESLTLSKFRQFKNEDINFKYVKNRILAPETGIIDLIIPCHEYKSFTTAAKLDRQRLQAKFAYEVIRYASACMNVRTNGTIHFGVMDSVEDKGWKHGQIAGIPVRDRDIYVDALDYIEKCFEPSEQEAARNCIHPPIFTEVIQKDSQEQYFVVEVDIEPSSSTVKGKIFQVRLPRFNEHSNKVIFDKIPVLYQRVGTKSEPVKNEELVAFIQSLQEKDVRREKAESSSNEDPMEISQNLGRKLSVLFTDGKNYMNDSLLYILVANSCGKEDLKSVNFLMRMNIFCVFDFDEDSNVSGLYAKYKEHHETRSHFLQNYSNESKMSTTEFQKHLGLFDHTSWIFCNGRSDFRGDEKSCDEDTWIRTKKKYLKKAISFICDEILPKGSFVVLFLLSSPVEKPIVDTFQEFYTEMNGMDYIICIAESKENYEKWANLAQASCSIETLEQRSIVGMKLSHVDATIQNMMPSAICPRHLPVSTRGLCVLPTLEEEKMSSLEILCADQCDDIKLDLLSTKEIQEIEQTFYQGRKVSWKNFWLADKGSCGEVIEREASEEVHKILDDILHGNRIRYSVAQLKIFHQPGSGGSTIARQVLWKRRKDLRCAVVKSSYSTATVSKHAVNFREYDENDIKNPLPVILLIEDYDEDYLDELKSDLMDAMAARRSHFSKPCFILLGCKRSNVPEKLCKASPLDTVAVTHKLTDQEKHLFKTKIEKLKKQNDFKPAFILTFVLMSEEFNETYVREFVEHLLQGIDLSSPVTNLMRYVALLNFYVHNSHISLSHCEAFLGLGAYTEERVREYDFKNNLSEQARVIFIELRENTTCISSIHIIHYLVAKEILHQLSRSEPQSQIAMKLLQEKVLLNHRFGREEFMKFIRDLFIRRDKKSRGDNTDSLFSPFIEHVCKVEDCEKAIEVLKTAYECLGKDAFFAQQLARLHYNHEKFEDAEYWAGVAKSHLPYDSFILDTEGQVYRKWFSFTLDKKMYEATPGGVIEMIETALKAMKCFRAAQQAAKSEIDSMNNAGYFGEVEVGCRLLKLLSTLEVFPRNTQGEHSELVRYLLTDYIPEEIKKPWGKLHSRLKGLRQNIYNALDWISEDLSYFQTDKNQEKQDEEAKEKEEQVYNPRKWLKRQSEVYAKFFTSEYPMGENKGEPETQLLRRMNIYKYGGGSVTTILSFLTDSKEMRSVEKLEKIINFYPDDPQKERLEDTDLINYILCHITLACLSPGSSKLLPFETLRELSNRFFKQRRTAFPASAHFLLTLLYWPDDALDKEPNPDKDDILVSALQTMKRMHDIKVKNIAPRKKKIYTHFFLGKGSGLRKIMHKTRVDKLIGGSLDDRRLKWQHGDVWNIGKIRDVLRRVSGWTENGKLFVQGHVGQIHIVPLHYDSVPQGNENVTFYLGFSFNGLVAHDIQVNK; encoded by the exons ATGG ACTACAAAATGTTACCTTTGGCTGAATGGAATGAGTCTCATGTTAGATGCTGGCTCGAATCTATTGGAATTAAGAAAGAATATGTAGAAAAGCTCTGTGAAGAGGAAGTGACTGGCCCAGTGCTCAAAGAATTAGATGAACCTTTCCTCAAAAGCATGGGTATGAAAAGAGGCCAAATCCACATAATAACACGGAAAAGAAACGAACTTTTGGAACATTTGCACAAAAATGCAGGGGTAGACTCAGCCCAAGCAGATAATCCCAGCATTAAAGCTTCAGAAGTGTTGGGTTCCGATATCACTACCAATGATGATAAAAAGAGAGTAAAAAACAGGAATTCAGCTGTGTCTATGAAGGCTAATGCACCAACTGAAGAGACAGACAGTGATTTAAAAGCCCTCAGCATCACACAGCACGAAAGTTTTCATGTAACATCTTATCAGAAGGGATCTTCAGAAACAGACAACACTGGGGCAGTAGAAAAGACTGCTAAGGAGcacacattaaaaacaatgtCTACTTTTTGCAGGAGAGGAAGTAGAAAAAGTCATTCCTTACATGAAAATACAGTTGAATCATTAACGCTGAGCAAATTcagacaatttaaaaatgaagacattaattttaaatatgtgaAAAACAGAATTCTTGCTCCGGAAACTGGAATCATAGATTTGATCATTCCTTGCCATGAATACAAATCTTTCACAACTGCTGCGAAGCTGGACAGGCAACGATTGCAAGCAAAGTTTGCCTATGAAGTGATTAGATATGCCTCAGCCTGCATGAATGTTCGAACAAATGGCACAATACACTTTGGTGTAATGGACAGTGTTGAAGACAAGGGCTGGAAACACGGACAGATAGCCGGCATACCGGTAAGAGACAGAGACATCTACGTAGATGCATTAGATTacattgaaaaatgttttgaacCATCTGAACAAGAAGCTGCAAGAAATTGCATTCACCCTCCTATTTTTACTGAAGTGATTCAGAAAGACTCTCAAGAACAATACTTTGTGGTAGAGGTTGACATTGAACCATCATCCAGTACAGTGAAGGGAAAGATCTTTCAAGTACGCTTACCTAGATTTAACGAACACAGTAATAAGGTGATTTTCGACAAAATTCCAGTTCTCTATCAAAGAGTGGGAACAAAGTCTGAGCCTGTAAAGAATGAAGAGCTAGTGGCTTTTATTCAGAGTTTACAAGAGAAGGATGTCAGAAGGGAAAAGGCTGAGTCCTCCAGTAATGAGGACCCTATGGAAATTTCCCAAAATTTAGGGCGGAAGTTATCAGTCCTATTCACTGATGGCAAGAACTATATGAATGATTCTCTATTGTACATTCTTGTCGCAAACAGCTGTGGAAAAGAAGATCTGAAATCTGTCAACTTTTTAATGCGCATGAATATTTTCTGTGTGTTTGATTTTGATGAGGATTCCAATGTGTCAGGTTTATATGCCAAGTACAAAGAGCATCATGAAACAAGGTCACATTTCTTGCAAAATTATTCCAATGAAAGCAAGATGAGCACCACTGAATTTCAAAAACATTTGGGCCTATTTGATCACACCAGCTGGATATTTTGCAATGGACGCAGTGACTTCCGTGGGGATGAAAAATCTTGTGATGAAGACACTTGGATTAGAACGAAAAAGAAGTATCTTAAGAAAGCCATTTCATTTATCTGTGATGAAATCCTTCCAAAGGGATCTTTTGTGGTACTTTTCCTACTATCATCACCTGTGGAGAAGCCAATTGTAGACACCTTCCAGGAATTCTACACAGAAATGAATGGTATGGATTATATCATATGCATTGCAGAGTCCAAAGAAAATTATGAGAAGTGGGCTAACCTAGCTCAGGCATCTTGTAGCATTGAGACATTAGAACAGAGGAGCATTGTGGGCATGAAGCTAAGTCACGTAGATGCCACTATTCAAAACATGATGCCATCTGCAATATGTCCCAGACATTTACCAGTTTCCACAAGAGGTCTGTGTGTGCTTCCAactctggaagaagaaaaaatgtctTCCCttgaaatattgtgtgcagatcaATGTGATGATATCAAACTGGATCTTCTGAGCACAAAAGAAATACAAGAGATAGAACAAACATTTTACCAAGGTAGAAAAGTCAGCTGGAAAAATTTCTGGCTTGCTGATAAAGGGAGCTGTGGAGAAGTCATTGAACGGGAGGCCTCTGAAGAGGTTCATAAAATCTTAGATGATATTTTGCATGGGAACAGAATCAGGTATTCTGTGGCTCAACTAAAAATATTTCATCAACCTGGAAGTGGAGGAAGCACCATTGCAAGGCAAGTACTATGGAAAAGAAGAAAGGATTTAAGATGTGCTGTGGTCAAATCTTCATATTCAACTGCAACTGTCTCCAAGCATGCAGTTAATTTTAGAGAATATGATGAAAATGACATAAAGAATCCTCTCCCAGTGATCCTCCTGATTGAGGACTATGATGAAGATTATCTGGATGAATTAAAGAGTGATTTAATGGATGCAATGGCAGCTCGAAGAAGTCATTTTTCCAAGCCTTGTTTCATCCTCTTGGGCTGTAAACGATCTAATGTCCCTGAAAAGCTTTGCAAAGCTTCTCCCCTCGATACAGTTGCCGTCACTCACAAATTGACAGACCAAGAGAAACACCTGTTTAAAACCAAAATTGAAAAACTTAAAAAGCAGAATGACTTCAAGCCTGCATTTATTCTTACGTTTGTCCTAATGAGTGAGGAGTTTAATGAAACATATGTGAGGGAGTTTGTAGAGCACCTGCTGCAAGGCATAGACCTTTCTTCCCCCGTTACTAATTTAATGAGGTATGTTGCTTTGCTCAATTTCTATGTACACAATTCACACATTTCATTATCACACTGTGAAGCTTTTCTAGGGCTCGGGGCATATAcagaagagagagtgagagagtatGATTTCAAAAATAACTTAAGTGAACAGGCAAGAgttatttttattgaattaagAGAAAATACCACCTGTATTTCATCTATCCATATCATACATTACCTGGTTGCAAAAGAAATTCTGCATCAGCTCTCAAGAAGCGAGCCTCAGAGTCAAATTGCAATGAAACTTCTTCAGGAAAAAGTGCTTTTAAACCATAGATTTGGACGAGAAGAGTTCATGAAGTTCATCAGAGATTTGTTCATACGACGCGACAAGAAGAGCAGGGGAGACAATACTGACAGCCTCTTCTCTCCATTCATTGAGCATGTCTGTAAGGTTGAAGACTGTGAAAAAGCTATAGAGGTTTTAAAAACTGCATACGAATGCCTGGGAAAAGATGCCTTCTTTGCCCAGCAGCTTGCTCGATTGCATTACAATCATGAAAAATTTGAGGATGCAGAATATTGGGCAGGGGTAGCCAAATCTCATTTGCCTTATGATTCTTTTATTTTGGATACAGAAGGTCAAGTGTACAGGAAATGGTTTAGTTTTACTCTGGACAAAAAGATGTATGAGGCCACTCCTGGTGGAGTCATTGAGATGATAGAAACTGCCCTTAAAGCTATGAAATGCTTCAGGGCTGCACAACAGGCTGCAAAGTCAGAGATCGACAGTATGAACAATGCCGGATATTTTGGAGAGGTTGAAGTGGGATGTCGTCTACTAAAACTCCTGTCTACACTTGAGGTATTTCCCAGAAACACACAAGGGGAACATTCTGAGCTTGTGCGTTATTTGCTAACAGACTACATTCCTGAGGAAATTAAAAAACCCTGGGGAAAGCTTCACAGTCGTTTAAAAGGCTTACGTCAGAACATTTATAATGCTCTGGACTGGATTTCAGAAGATCTAAGTTACTTCCAAACAGATAAAAACCAAGAGAAACAAGATGAGGAGGCAAAGGAGAAGGAAGAACAAGTTTACAATCCCAGAAAGTGGTTGAAAAGACAGTCTGAGGTATATGCTAAGTTCTTTACCTCAGAGTATCCTATGGGAGAAAACAAAGGAGAACCTGAAACTCAACTCCTCAGACGTATGAACATTTATAAGTACGGTGGTGGCAGTGTCACTACCATTCTTTCATTTTTGACAGATTCAAAGGAGATGAGGTCAGTTGAAAAGctagaaaaaataattaatttttacccAGATGACCCACAGAAAGAGAGGCTAGAGGATACTGATCTCATCAATTACATTTTGTGTCACATTACACTAGCATGTTTATCTCCTGGATCTTCCAAACTTCTTCCTTTTGAAACTCTTAGAGAACTCAGCAATAGATTTTTTAAACAGAGAAGAACAGCATTTCCAGCAAGTGCCCATTTTTTGCTCACCTTACTGTACTGGCCTGATGATGCATTAGACAAAGAACCTAATCCAGATAAAGATGATATTCTCGTATCAGCTCTTCAGACTATGAAACGCATGCATGACATCAAGGTGAAAAATATTGctccaagaaagaaaaaaatctacacaCATTTTTTCCTGGGAAAGGGAAGTGGTCTAAGAAAGATTATGCACAAGACCAGGGTTGATAAATTAATTGGTGGCTCCCTAGATGATCGAAGGTTGAAATGGCAACATGGCGATGTGTGGAATATAGGTAAAATACGTGATGTTCTAAGAAGGGTTTCAGGTTGGACAGAGAATGGAAAACTGTTTGTACAGGGTCATGTTGGGCAGATTCATATTGTACCTTTACATTATGATTCCGTGCCTCAAGGAAATGAAAATGTGACATTTTATTTAGGATTTTCATTTAATGGGCTTGTTGCTCATGATATTCAAGTCaataagtaa